In Bacillota bacterium, a genomic segment contains:
- a CDS encoding proline--tRNA ligase, giving the protein MADKKTDKAGKQEGFVEHITPRSVDFSQWYTDVVLKAELADYAPVRGCMVIRPYGYAIWENMQAGLDRRIKETGHKNAYFPLFVPESLLRKETQHVEGFAPEVAWVTHGGSEELAERLIVRPTSETIICSMYAKWIKSWRDLPVLINQWANVVRWEKTTRPFLRTAEFLWQEGHTAHRTLEEATEETLKMLNVYIDFVENDLAIPVVAGRKTESEKFAGAVDTYSLEALMADGRALQAGTSHNLGQNFAKVFDITFLDEDNQLKHVWQTSWGVSTRLIGAIIMVHGDERGLALPPAIAPVQAIIVPIMTPGHRDEVLAKARELKEGFKRDYRIDIDAREEYSPGWKFNEWELRGVPVRLEVGPRDIKAGQVVLVRRDTGEKLTVREEALAATLKDVLNQVHRGLYNRARKFMDDNTHEVSSYQELKELMETRRGFAIGPWCGDAACEASVKAETGATIRCIPLEQPRKLTKEDRCIFCNGPAETLVYFAKAY; this is encoded by the coding sequence ATGGCAGATAAAAAAACGGATAAGGCAGGTAAACAGGAAGGGTTCGTCGAGCATATAACCCCGAGATCCGTGGACTTCTCACAATGGTATACCGATGTCGTCCTCAAGGCAGAGCTTGCTGACTACGCCCCTGTCAGGGGGTGCATGGTCATTCGACCGTACGGTTACGCAATTTGGGAAAATATGCAGGCCGGCCTGGATCGCCGGATTAAGGAAACCGGTCATAAAAATGCCTACTTCCCCCTCTTCGTCCCCGAGAGCCTCCTCCGGAAGGAGACCCAGCATGTAGAGGGTTTCGCTCCAGAGGTTGCGTGGGTCACCCATGGAGGGAGCGAGGAGCTGGCCGAGCGCCTCATCGTGCGACCGACTTCCGAGACGATCATCTGCAGCATGTATGCGAAGTGGATAAAATCCTGGCGCGACCTTCCCGTGCTCATCAACCAGTGGGCAAATGTCGTCAGGTGGGAGAAGACCACCAGGCCATTCCTGCGGACCGCTGAATTCCTGTGGCAGGAAGGCCATACAGCTCACCGCACCCTCGAGGAGGCCACCGAGGAGACCCTCAAGATGCTCAACGTCTACATCGATTTTGTTGAAAACGACCTCGCCATACCGGTCGTAGCCGGCAGGAAAACCGAGAGCGAGAAATTTGCAGGGGCCGTCGACACTTACTCCTTAGAAGCCCTCATGGCCGATGGGAGGGCTCTCCAGGCCGGGACTTCACACAATCTGGGACAGAATTTCGCGAAGGTGTTCGACATTACGTTCCTCGACGAAGACAACCAGCTCAAACACGTCTGGCAGACCTCCTGGGGCGTGAGCACAAGGCTGATAGGCGCGATAATCATGGTCCATGGGGACGAGAGGGGATTGGCCTTGCCCCCAGCCATAGCCCCTGTGCAGGCGATCATAGTGCCGATAATGACACCCGGTCACAGAGATGAGGTCCTGGCGAAGGCCCGGGAGCTCAAGGAGGGGTTCAAGCGTGACTATCGCATCGACATCGACGCGCGTGAGGAATATTCTCCCGGTTGGAAGTTCAATGAATGGGAGCTCCGTGGCGTCCCGGTAAGGCTTGAGGTTGGCCCGCGGGATATCAAGGCAGGCCAGGTCGTGCTGGTCCGCAGGGATACGGGCGAAAAGCTGACTGTCAGGGAGGAGGCCCTCGCGGCCACCTTGAAGGATGTCCTCAACCAGGTTCACCGGGGTCTCTATAACCGAGCCAGGAAATTCATGGATGACAACACACACGAGGTTAGCAGCTACCAGGAGCTGAAGGAGCTCATGGAAACCCGGCGAGGCTTCGCCATCGGTCCCTGGTGCGGGGATGCGGCATGCGAGGCCTCAGTGAAGGCAGAGACGGGCGCCACCATCAGGTGCATCCCGCTCGAGCAGCCCAGGAAGCTTACTAAGGAAGACAGGTGCATATTCTGCAACGGTCCTGCGGAGACGCTGGTTTACTTCGCCAAGGCCTATTGA
- the ltaE gene encoding low-specificity L-threonine aldolase — MQPSQKEINLFSDTVTLPTDEMREAMKNAICGDDVAGEDPTVNRLEEMAAARMGKEAALFVASGTMGNLVAVMTHCDRGDEAILEAESHTYYYEVGGVSAIAGVTPRLVPGRRGIMDPDDVMRAIREPNIHYPRTRLICMENTHNRGGGTVTPVPVMEEICRIARDHSLATHLDGARIFNAAIALSVDPREIAGPFDSVMFCLSKGLSAPVGSLICGSREFIARARKNRKMLGGGMRQAGVIAAAGIVALEKMVDRLRVDHENARLLAEGLSTIDGLRVDLESVQTNMVYVDVSDLGFDTDGFIRELARHGVRASGRPPYHVRMVTHRHISRENILETLDIIRKIAIKRLANRDL, encoded by the coding sequence ATGCAGCCAAGTCAAAAAGAGATCAACTTGTTCAGCGATACCGTGACCCTGCCGACAGACGAGATGCGGGAGGCCATGAAGAACGCAATCTGCGGCGATGATGTTGCGGGGGAGGACCCGACCGTAAATCGGCTCGAAGAAATGGCCGCAGCCAGGATGGGCAAGGAGGCGGCGCTTTTTGTAGCGAGCGGGACGATGGGAAATCTCGTCGCCGTCATGACCCACTGCGACCGCGGGGATGAGGCCATCCTAGAGGCTGAATCCCATACCTACTATTATGAAGTCGGGGGCGTCTCCGCCATCGCCGGCGTCACTCCCCGCCTTGTGCCCGGGCGCAGGGGCATCATGGACCCTGATGATGTCATGCGGGCCATTCGCGAGCCCAACATTCATTACCCCAGGACCAGGCTGATCTGCATGGAAAACACCCACAACCGGGGAGGCGGCACCGTGACCCCTGTTCCCGTGATGGAGGAGATCTGCCGGATCGCCAGGGACCACAGCCTCGCCACGCACCTGGATGGGGCCAGGATTTTCAACGCGGCTATAGCCCTTTCGGTGGACCCCCGGGAGATAGCAGGGCCGTTCGACTCGGTTATGTTCTGCCTTTCCAAGGGCCTGAGCGCCCCTGTCGGCTCGCTCATCTGCGGCTCCCGTGAGTTCATTGCACGGGCTCGCAAAAATAGAAAGATGCTCGGCGGCGGGATGAGGCAGGCTGGCGTCATCGCCGCGGCCGGCATCGTTGCGCTCGAGAAGATGGTAGATAGATTGCGTGTAGATCATGAAAACGCGCGGCTCCTCGCCGAGGGCCTTTCCACCATAGATGGCCTGCGGGTGGACCTGGAGAGCGTCCAGACCAATATGGTGTATGTCGACGTTTCAGACCTTGGCTTCGATACGGATGGCTTCATCCGCGAGCTCGCCAGGCACGGTGTGAGGGCCTCGGGCAGACCTCCATACCATGTGCGGATGGTTACGCACAGGCATATTTCCCGGGAAAACATCCTCGAAACCCTTGATATCATTAGGAAAATCGCGATCAAGAGACTCGCGAATCGCGACCTCTAG
- the tmk gene encoding dTMP kinase produces MQKGKLIVFEGIDGSGVTTQAHRLKEYVSSKLQLPVHLTKEPTDGPVGGLIRTILAKRVGVPTRDGRLESIDPRSLALLFAADRIDHLEVDILPKLESGIVVICDRYYLSSYAYQSLNVHLAWLEEINRECRRPDLTIMLDVPPLVAEKRRNRDRWHVELYEETPKLERVRENYLNIIGDLRKAGERIEIVDGNRPLAEVHRDVTKIVRSVLAPSGGAGARARKGRAKVDDGAGELQGLPLDI; encoded by the coding sequence ATGCAAAAGGGAAAGCTGATAGTCTTCGAAGGGATAGACGGGTCCGGGGTAACTACCCAGGCGCATAGATTGAAGGAATATGTATCGTCCAAACTGCAGCTCCCTGTTCACCTGACGAAGGAGCCAACTGACGGGCCTGTCGGGGGCCTGATAAGAACCATCCTCGCGAAACGAGTCGGGGTCCCCACGCGCGATGGCCGGCTCGAAAGCATCGATCCCCGGAGCCTCGCCCTTCTCTTCGCCGCAGACCGCATAGACCACCTGGAGGTGGACATCCTGCCGAAGCTCGAGAGCGGGATCGTGGTCATATGCGACCGGTATTACCTGTCGTCATACGCCTATCAGTCTTTGAATGTCCACCTCGCGTGGCTCGAGGAAATCAACAGGGAATGCCGGAGGCCTGACCTCACCATCATGCTTGATGTGCCACCGCTCGTGGCCGAGAAAAGGCGGAACCGGGACAGGTGGCATGTGGAGCTCTATGAAGAGACGCCTAAGCTCGAGCGGGTCAGGGAGAATTACCTGAATATAATCGGGGACCTGAGGAAGGCGGGCGAGAGAATAGAGATAGTGGATGGCAACAGGCCGCTGGCCGAGGTGCATAGGGATGTGACTAAAATAGTCAGGAGCGTGCTCGCGCCGTCCGGGGGTGCGGGTGCCAGGGCAAGGAAGGGCAGGGCAAAGGTGGATGACGGTGCTGGCGAACTACAGGGCTTGCCGCTCGATATCTAA
- a CDS encoding F0F1 ATP synthase subunit epsilon, which produces MRLVVATPTKIEFDEDVESIIAPAYDGYLGVLPGHVPLITMLRTGVLTVKNGRGTIDFAVSEGYMEVTPGKVVVLAEAVEMAEEIDVERALEAKRRAEELLSKSTEHMDYIATRAALERALNRLKVAKQKGPKDESGSPLHEPRD; this is translated from the coding sequence ATGCGGTTGGTAGTGGCCACGCCGACCAAGATTGAATTCGATGAGGACGTGGAGAGCATCATAGCGCCGGCCTACGATGGCTACCTCGGGGTGCTGCCGGGCCATGTGCCCTTGATAACCATGCTTCGCACGGGGGTCCTCACGGTTAAGAATGGGCGCGGCACGATAGATTTCGCCGTCAGCGAGGGTTATATGGAGGTCACGCCCGGTAAGGTTGTAGTGCTGGCCGAGGCCGTAGAGATGGCAGAGGAGATCGACGTCGAGAGAGCCCTCGAGGCCAAGCGCCGCGCGGAGGAGCTTCTATCGAAGAGCACCGAGCATATGGACTACATCGCCACGCGTGCCGCGCTCGAGCGTGCCCTTAATCGCTTAAAGGTGGCGAAGCAGAAGGGCCCGAAGGATGAAAGCGGGTCCCCACTGCACGAGCCGCGCGATTGA
- the atpD gene encoding F0F1 ATP synthase subunit beta, which translates to MDPGRERWGRVVKIAGPVLDIQFPEGDLPPVNAAVEIICPSGDGGLGEEGAAGRCGGGAEKGEKAERVGQTGEDGELDAAGARKIVAEVASHLPGGRVRCIALSATEGLRRNAPARTTGGPISIPVGPGVLGRVFDVLGKPIDNLGPVKTEGFASIHRKAPSFEDQETTNTILVTGIKAIDLLAPYPRGGKIGLFGGAGVGKTVLIMELIRNVAEEHGGYSVFAGVGERTREGNELWLSMQRSGVMSKAALVFGQMNEPPGARLRAAFTGLTMAEYFRDVEGQDVLFFIDNIFRFIQAGAEVSALLGRMPSAVGYQPTLASDLGALQERITSTRRGSITSIQAVYVPADDYTDPAPATAFTHLDATTNLDRSIAELGIYPAVDPLASTSRFLDPGIIGEEHYSVARRVQEVLQRYKDLQDIIAILGVDELSPEDKLIVARARRIQKFLSQPFFVSEAFTGTPGRFVPLKETIRGFREIVEGKHDGLPEQAFYMVGTIDEAVEKAERLTHAAGVKAEVKAG; encoded by the coding sequence ATGGATCCCGGTCGCGAACGTTGGGGACGGGTCGTCAAGATAGCCGGGCCCGTTCTTGATATACAGTTTCCTGAGGGAGACCTTCCTCCGGTAAACGCCGCGGTCGAGATCATATGCCCATCCGGGGATGGCGGGCTTGGCGAGGAGGGCGCGGCCGGTAGATGCGGTGGGGGGGCCGAGAAGGGTGAGAAAGCGGAGAGGGTGGGACAGACAGGAGAGGATGGAGAGCTAGATGCGGCGGGGGCGCGGAAGATCGTGGCCGAGGTGGCGAGCCACCTGCCTGGAGGCAGGGTGAGGTGTATTGCCCTATCGGCGACTGAGGGACTGCGTCGCAACGCGCCAGCCAGGACGACGGGGGGGCCGATCAGCATCCCGGTAGGCCCTGGGGTCCTGGGCAGGGTCTTTGATGTGCTCGGGAAACCCATCGACAATCTTGGCCCCGTTAAGACGGAGGGGTTCGCATCCATCCACCGGAAGGCCCCGTCGTTCGAGGACCAGGAGACGACAAATACCATACTCGTGACCGGCATTAAGGCCATCGACCTGCTGGCTCCCTACCCGCGCGGCGGCAAGATAGGGCTCTTCGGTGGCGCAGGGGTTGGCAAGACCGTTCTTATCATGGAGTTGATCCGCAATGTAGCGGAGGAGCACGGCGGCTATTCCGTGTTTGCGGGGGTTGGTGAGAGGACCCGCGAAGGTAACGAGCTGTGGCTCTCGATGCAGCGGTCCGGTGTCATGAGTAAGGCTGCGCTGGTCTTCGGCCAGATGAATGAGCCACCGGGGGCGAGGCTCCGGGCGGCTTTCACGGGCCTCACGATGGCGGAATACTTTCGTGATGTCGAGGGACAGGATGTGCTCTTCTTCATTGATAACATCTTCAGGTTCATCCAGGCGGGTGCGGAGGTATCTGCACTTCTTGGCAGGATGCCATCGGCCGTCGGCTACCAGCCGACGCTGGCGAGCGACTTGGGCGCACTCCAGGAGCGCATAACCTCTACGCGGCGTGGCTCCATCACATCCATTCAGGCTGTTTACGTGCCGGCGGATGATTATACTGACCCCGCTCCAGCCACGGCCTTCACTCACCTTGATGCCACCACCAACCTGGACAGGAGCATCGCTGAGCTCGGTATTTACCCGGCCGTGGACCCTCTTGCATCCACGTCGAGGTTCCTGGACCCGGGGATTATCGGCGAGGAACATTACAGCGTAGCGCGGAGAGTTCAAGAGGTATTGCAGAGGTATAAGGACCTCCAGGATATTATCGCTATCCTTGGGGTGGATGAGCTTTCACCCGAAGACAAGCTCATAGTGGCGAGGGCGCGCAGGATCCAGAAGTTCCTCTCGCAGCCGTTCTTTGTCTCGGAAGCCTTTACGGGAACCCCGGGCCGCTTCGTCCCGCTGAAGGAGACGATACGGGGGTTCAGGGAGATAGTGGAGGGCAAGCATGATGGCCTTCCTGAGCAGGCATTTTATATGGTGGGCACGATCGACGAGGCCGTGGAAAAGGCAGAGAGGCTTACGCACGCGGCAGGGGTAAAGGCAGAGGTAAAGGCCGGGTGA
- the atpG gene encoding ATP synthase F1 subunit gamma, which produces MEQLREIRRHIRAVREIQHITRAMKLVAAAKLKKAQDEAEAARPFARKISEVLLDIAQWTQEPLHPLMAARPANKIGFIVMTSDRGLCGRFNHDIFDTTLAQVEALGGKGKAVMIVVGRKGLEFFTRNGFNIAASYIRLSQRPTFGWAREIASKVLELYEARTVDHVYIIYSRFYSTMTHRPKVFRLIPVVPVVEDGTRAPRPHPDVFIFNPSPGIVLEHLVSRYIEVEIFRALQETEASKRGARMTAMSAATDNAAEMIERLVARYNRSRQATITREIADIIGGAEVVANGGTN; this is translated from the coding sequence ATGGAGCAGCTCAGAGAGATAAGGCGACACATAAGGGCTGTGCGGGAGATTCAGCATATCACCCGGGCCATGAAGCTCGTTGCTGCCGCCAAGCTCAAGAAGGCCCAGGATGAGGCCGAGGCCGCGAGGCCGTTCGCCCGGAAAATCAGCGAGGTCCTCCTGGATATTGCGCAGTGGACGCAGGAGCCCCTTCACCCGCTGATGGCCGCACGCCCCGCTAACAAGATTGGCTTCATAGTGATGACCTCAGACCGGGGCTTGTGCGGCCGGTTTAATCATGATATATTCGACACCACGCTGGCCCAGGTTGAAGCATTGGGCGGCAAGGGGAAGGCTGTCATGATCGTTGTTGGGAGGAAGGGACTGGAGTTTTTTACCCGGAATGGTTTCAACATAGCCGCGTCCTATATCAGGCTATCCCAGCGCCCCACCTTTGGGTGGGCGAGGGAGATAGCCTCGAAGGTCCTGGAGCTTTATGAGGCCAGGACAGTGGACCATGTGTATATTATATACTCGAGGTTCTACTCGACCATGACGCACCGGCCCAAGGTATTCAGGCTTATACCGGTGGTTCCCGTTGTGGAGGATGGAACCAGGGCACCACGACCTCATCCTGATGTTTTTATTTTCAACCCCTCTCCCGGGATAGTCCTTGAACACCTCGTCTCGCGGTATATTGAGGTAGAGATCTTCCGGGCGTTGCAGGAGACGGAGGCCAGTAAGCGCGGGGCTCGCATGACGGCGATGTCGGCTGCCACGGACAATGCTGCCGAGATGATAGAGCGCCTTGTCGCTCGGTATAATAGGTCGCGGCAGGCCACGATAACGCGGGAGATCGCGGATATCATCGGAGGAGCGGAGGTGGTGGCGAATGGCGGGACAAATTAG
- a CDS encoding F0F1 ATP synthase subunit alpha produces MIEKTKLFEEAFKRQARPRRVTVTLAVPPGPGLRQDIINKLRSTARSPSLNVSFKVDPGIIGGMIIHAGNRIVDGSIRRRFAALQSTLARRMEMAMAGRELSPSEMMNVMRAALEDYQPDVGLDSVGEVISVGDGVARVTDLEDTMSGELVEFESGVPGIALDLDEDSIGCILLGPGEMVGEGDTVRALGRVVEVPVGRELLGRVVDALGRPLDGRGPVLATRSRPVESPAPGVADREPVRRPLYTGLKVIDALVPIGRGQRELIIGDRQTGKTTIAVDTILNQKDSGVICIYIAIGQKASTVAQVVNTLEQHGAMPYTIVVVATSSDPTPLQYVAPYAGCAMAEEFMYSGEDVLVVYDDLSKHAVAYREMSLLLRRPPGREAYPGDIFYLHGRLLERAAKLAERSGGGSMTALPIVETLAGDVSAYIPTNIISITDGQIFLESDLFFAGVRPAVNPGLSVSRVGGDAQIPAMKEVGTRLRLELAQYRELAAFAQFGAELDSTARAQLAQGERIVALLKQKQHSPMRVEDQVVLLHAIANHGLDDVPVDGIAWFEREFISFMREHFPAVLRKIREAGTLPDDYRGSLMAALEQFKRDFLVGEQPWSSSER; encoded by the coding sequence GTGATCGAGAAAACAAAACTATTTGAAGAGGCTTTCAAGCGCCAGGCCCGGCCCAGGCGAGTCACGGTGACCCTTGCTGTGCCTCCTGGCCCAGGGCTCCGGCAGGATATAATCAATAAATTGAGATCCACGGCCCGGAGTCCGTCCCTCAACGTTTCGTTCAAGGTGGACCCCGGGATCATTGGCGGCATGATAATACATGCAGGAAACAGGATTGTCGACGGGAGCATCAGGCGCCGGTTTGCCGCTCTCCAGTCCACCCTTGCCAGGAGGATGGAGATGGCGATGGCTGGCCGCGAGCTCTCGCCATCAGAGATGATGAACGTAATGAGGGCGGCCCTGGAGGATTACCAGCCGGATGTGGGGCTTGACAGCGTCGGAGAAGTCATCTCGGTAGGCGATGGCGTCGCCAGGGTGACGGATCTGGAGGATACAATGTCCGGCGAGCTCGTGGAGTTCGAGAGCGGGGTGCCCGGCATCGCCCTCGACCTGGATGAAGATTCTATCGGGTGCATCCTGCTCGGACCCGGCGAGATGGTGGGTGAAGGCGATACCGTCAGGGCCTTGGGAAGGGTCGTCGAGGTGCCCGTCGGGCGCGAGCTTCTCGGCAGGGTTGTTGATGCCCTCGGGCGGCCCCTGGATGGCAGGGGGCCCGTCCTCGCGACCAGGAGTCGGCCGGTCGAATCACCCGCACCCGGAGTGGCCGACAGGGAGCCGGTGCGGAGGCCTCTCTATACAGGCCTGAAGGTGATCGACGCCCTCGTCCCGATCGGCCGGGGACAGCGCGAATTGATCATCGGCGACAGGCAGACCGGGAAGACCACTATAGCGGTGGATACCATTCTAAACCAAAAAGATAGCGGCGTTATATGCATATATATTGCCATAGGCCAGAAGGCCTCGACAGTGGCACAGGTCGTGAATACGCTGGAACAGCACGGGGCCATGCCCTATACAATCGTGGTCGTTGCGACGTCGAGTGATCCTACGCCATTGCAGTACGTAGCCCCCTATGCGGGGTGTGCCATGGCCGAGGAATTCATGTATTCCGGCGAGGATGTTTTGGTCGTCTACGATGATCTCTCGAAGCATGCCGTGGCCTACCGGGAGATGTCTCTCCTCCTGCGGCGGCCACCCGGCAGGGAGGCATATCCCGGGGATATTTTCTACCTTCATGGGCGCCTCCTCGAGCGCGCGGCAAAACTGGCGGAGAGGTCGGGGGGTGGCTCGATGACCGCCCTCCCCATAGTGGAGACCCTCGCCGGGGACGTCTCAGCATATATACCGACGAACATCATCTCGATAACGGATGGGCAGATATTCCTCGAGAGCGATCTCTTCTTTGCGGGTGTGCGGCCTGCTGTAAACCCCGGGCTGTCCGTCTCCAGGGTCGGCGGGGATGCCCAGATACCCGCCATGAAGGAGGTCGGCACGAGGCTCAGGCTCGAGCTTGCCCAGTACAGGGAATTGGCGGCGTTTGCCCAGTTTGGAGCCGAGCTCGACAGCACGGCCAGGGCGCAGCTTGCCCAGGGCGAGCGGATTGTTGCGCTCCTGAAGCAGAAACAGCACTCGCCAATGAGGGTGGAAGATCAGGTGGTCCTGCTCCACGCCATTGCAAATCACGGCCTGGATGATGTGCCGGTGGATGGGATCGCCTGGTTCGAGAGGGAGTTCATCTCGTTCATGAGGGAGCATTTCCCTGCGGTCCTGCGCAAGATCCGCGAGGCGGGGACGCTCCCGGATGATTATAGGGGAAGCCTCATGGCTGCCCTTGAACAGTTCAAGAGGGATTTCCTAGTGGGTGAGCAACCATGGAGCAGCTCAGAGAGATAA
- the atpF gene encoding F0F1 ATP synthase subunit B has translation MVQIDMTFVASIINFILLVALLGAFLYKPMKRFLKEREQLISRNIAEAEAARKEAARLKEEYEMHIAQARKEVQNIIENAVREGEHARDEIIESARSEAKRIVEKAEREARMKEARAWGELRDQLIAFSVLAASKVASVSVDRDSQEKIIRDLLNDPVFSRIGDSL, from the coding sequence TTGGTTCAGATCGACATGACCTTCGTTGCAAGTATAATCAATTTCATTCTACTCGTGGCGTTGCTCGGCGCCTTCCTTTACAAGCCGATGAAAAGATTTCTCAAGGAGCGCGAACAACTTATATCCAGGAATATAGCCGAGGCCGAGGCGGCCCGCAAGGAAGCTGCGAGACTCAAAGAGGAATATGAGATGCATATAGCCCAGGCGCGCAAGGAAGTTCAAAATATCATCGAGAATGCGGTCCGGGAAGGCGAGCATGCCCGGGATGAGATCATCGAGAGTGCGCGCAGCGAGGCGAAGCGGATCGTGGAAAAGGCGGAGAGAGAGGCTCGCATGAAGGAGGCTAGAGCCTGGGGAGAGCTCCGTGACCAGCTCATCGCCTTCTCGGTCCTCGCGGCGTCGAAGGTTGCATCGGTATCGGTTGACCGGGATTCTCAGGAGAAAATTATCAGGGATCTATTGAATGATCCTGTTTTCTCTAGGATTGGTGATTCCCTATAA
- the atpE gene encoding ATP synthase F0 subunit C, which produces MIKLASIAAICVIVCVAAAIAGLGDAQVASRAVEGIARQPEAKASIFSTMLIGIGLVEATPIIALVVALILLYANPFL; this is translated from the coding sequence TTGATCAAACTGGCATCTATAGCCGCCATCTGCGTTATAGTCTGTGTAGCTGCTGCAATAGCCGGTCTGGGCGATGCCCAGGTGGCGAGCCGTGCGGTTGAGGGGATCGCGAGGCAACCCGAGGCCAAGGCCTCGATCTTTTCGACGATGTTGATAGGGATCGGCCTGGTGGAGGCGACACCGATTATAGCGCTGGTTGTGGCCTTGATTCTTCTTTATGCGAATCCATTTCTATAA
- the atpB gene encoding F0F1 ATP synthase subunit A gives MSGTEHIGAHHIIHIAGSTLHLDTVIMTWVVIALLVVLSWLATHQMRLVPRGIQNVIEFAIEWLDGTIGANISPAARPCTPIIASLFLFILFSNLLGVVPGFESPTADLNVTLALAAVVMGLTIYAGARSKGLKNYLIGFIKPNPLFLPLNLIEIFTRTLTLAFRLFGNMFAGDVLVIILGNLVAYAVPTLAQAFHVFVGVLQAYLFMMLSVAYVSVATEE, from the coding sequence ATGAGCGGGACGGAACACATAGGGGCTCACCACATAATTCATATCGCCGGTAGCACGCTTCACCTCGATACCGTGATTATGACGTGGGTCGTCATCGCGCTGCTGGTGGTCCTCTCCTGGCTCGCGACGCACCAGATGAGGCTAGTGCCCCGAGGAATTCAGAATGTGATCGAATTTGCCATAGAATGGTTAGATGGCACGATCGGCGCCAACATCTCTCCGGCTGCGCGCCCGTGTACGCCCATCATCGCGTCGCTTTTCTTGTTTATACTCTTTTCAAACCTGCTTGGTGTGGTCCCGGGGTTTGAATCCCCGACGGCCGACCTGAATGTCACCCTGGCGCTGGCCGCGGTGGTCATGGGGTTAACCATCTACGCGGGAGCCAGGAGCAAGGGCCTTAAAAATTACTTGATAGGTTTCATCAAGCCGAACCCGCTCTTTCTCCCTTTGAATCTCATAGAGATATTTACGCGCACCCTGACGCTTGCATTTCGTCTTTTTGGAAACATGTTTGCAGGCGACGTGCTCGTAATCATCCTCGGGAATTTAGTTGCGTATGCAGTTCCCACGCTGGCCCAGGCATTTCACGTGTTTGTGGGGGTCCTGCAGGCGTATCTATTCATGATGCTATCCGTTGCATATGTATCGGTCGCGACGGAGGAGTAA
- a CDS encoding AtpZ/AtpI family protein, with the protein MIAGFYLGRLLDQRAGTHPWFSLAGFLLGAFSGFWGTYKFIMSEFDDKKEKKKDRGRGQG; encoded by the coding sequence ATGATAGCAGGCTTCTACCTGGGGCGTCTTCTGGACCAGCGCGCTGGCACGCACCCGTGGTTCTCCCTGGCAGGGTTCCTTCTGGGCGCGTTCTCCGGGTTCTGGGGTACCTATAAGTTCATAATGTCCGAATTCGATGATAAGAAGGAGAAGAAAAAGGACAGGGGGCGCGGGCAGGGATGA